From one Musa acuminata AAA Group cultivar baxijiao chromosome BXJ2-6, Cavendish_Baxijiao_AAA, whole genome shotgun sequence genomic stretch:
- the LOC103988063 gene encoding psbP domain-containing protein 4, chloroplastic — protein sequence MESTLCSSCSFSVTYAPRHQLHPKRCSAVAANGGGLRGDGNRATGLFGRRCALASSLSLVSGMVLGSPGDGSAVTQGLLAGRIPGLSEPDENGWRQYRRPDDKSGGHGVGWSPIIPYSFKVPDGWQEVPVSIADLGGTEIDLRFASSKEGRLFVIVAPVRRFADIEGEAEIEMIGPPDKVISAFGPEVIGENVEGKVLSMEVAEHSGRKYYQFELEPPHVLITATAAGNRLYLFNVTGSGLQWKRHYKDLKQIADSFRVV from the exons CCACCCTTTGCAGTAGCTGCAGCTTTTCGGTGACGTACGCACCCCGACATCAGCTCCATCCGAAGAGGTGCAGCGCAGTAGCAGCGAACGGAGGTGGACTTAGAGGGGATGGGAACAGAGCCACGGGGTTGTTCGGGAGAAGGTGCGCGTTGGCTTCTAGTTTGTCGTTGGTTTCCGGGATGGTGTTGGGGTCTCCTGGAGATGGGTCGGCAGTGACGCAGGGTCTCTTGGCCGGGAGGATCCCCGGCTTATCTGAGCCTGACGAGAATG GTTGGAGGCAATATCGTAGACCGGATGACAAATCCGGAGGCCATGGAGTGGGTTGGAGTCCAATAATCCCATACAGCTTCAAAGTTCCAGATGGCTGGCAAGAG GTTCCCGTATCGATTGCAGACCTCGGTGGCACAGAGATTGATCTAAGATTTGCAAGCTCCAAGGAAGGCCGACTGTTTGTTATCGTAGCTCCTGTTCGACGATTTGCCG ACATCGAAGGAGAAGCAGAAATCGAAATGATTGGACCACCGGACAAGGTCATCAGTGCTTTCGGCCCCGAAGTAATTGGTGAAAACGTAGAAGGTAAAGTATTGAGCATGGAAGTAGCAGAACATTCAGGAAGGAAATATTATCAATTTGAATTGGAACCACCTCACGTCCTAATCACAGCTACGGCTGCTGGAAACAGACTCTACTTGTTCAATGTAACAGGAAGCG GTCTTCAGTGGAAGAGACACTACAAGGATTTAAAACAGATTGCGGACTCCTTTCGTGTCGTCTAG